One window of Desulfobacca acetoxidans DSM 11109 genomic DNA carries:
- a CDS encoding TonB-dependent receptor produces the protein MKSFKIVVAAFLLSLICPELLFSEEEKKEQVNVMEEILVETERVVEKQDKITIRPEGLPAQVDIITKDEIQRTPYTGDVLDILRKVPGLNVQKYPRGDMGHQIGLRGFIGNNGVAVFVDGVPVNTLHWWNGQVEIGWLIPEMIERVEVIKGPFSALYGNFALGGTINFVTRKSDPSSSLGGYGGSFATGRGVGVFSDPSLQYTPFLVWEGYIRDGYRENSDYQRGQFFNKVTFPLWQGDVSVRAHYAARTWSDAGYLKIEEMKKGIVSRTSAVNLTDRGDSEMADVVVNYSPHGGEEGLHATLYYTYLWNATGRTFPPSPQARRDSSENYCGWRLLYDYRPFDQLSLIAGNELRYDSAKTNDMSSLNYYTITKVKSLYDFNQFNTAFFVQGQYKPFSFFKLVGGLRYDTFNIDVNNILYPQNSGNAYPDIWSPKIGLVITPYQDINIYANKGTGFLSPSPSQLSPASATQKANFDLGLAKLDTWDVGINALLFKRLQINIDYYNTLYQREQWLNPATLVYENLGASKRTGVEVEAKIFLTNELTFYGSWADVRARLKNPQTPGAVYITGQPEDISTVGINYQKAWAGGGQQAVFDFCYARSGRKPVDTSGALIGSQFDRYLMKVSYRYKKWTASVDACFTPRKYAADTYTTQSGEIAIIPYPTWDVLAGIRYQF, from the coding sequence GTGAAATCTTTTAAGATCGTTGTAGCGGCATTTCTATTGAGTTTGATCTGTCCGGAATTGCTCTTTTCCGAAGAGGAGAAAAAAGAGCAGGTTAATGTCATGGAAGAAATTTTGGTGGAAACCGAACGCGTGGTAGAAAAGCAGGACAAGATTACCATCAGACCTGAGGGATTGCCGGCACAGGTAGATATCATTACCAAGGACGAAATCCAGCGGACGCCTTATACCGGTGATGTTCTCGATATCCTGCGTAAAGTGCCGGGTTTGAATGTACAGAAATATCCCCGCGGAGACATGGGACATCAAATCGGTTTGCGAGGCTTTATCGGCAATAATGGCGTGGCCGTTTTTGTGGATGGGGTGCCGGTAAACACCCTCCATTGGTGGAACGGCCAGGTGGAGATTGGCTGGCTGATCCCGGAGATGATTGAACGCGTTGAAGTCATTAAAGGACCTTTTTCAGCGCTTTACGGCAATTTTGCCCTGGGAGGGACTATCAATTTTGTCACCCGAAAGTCTGATCCATCTTCCAGTTTGGGGGGATATGGAGGCAGCTTTGCCACAGGTCGGGGAGTGGGTGTCTTTAGCGACCCCTCCTTGCAATATACCCCTTTCTTGGTATGGGAAGGGTATATCCGGGATGGATATCGTGAAAACAGTGATTACCAACGCGGCCAGTTTTTTAATAAAGTTACGTTCCCGTTGTGGCAGGGTGACGTATCAGTGCGGGCCCATTATGCCGCCCGTACCTGGAGTGACGCCGGTTACTTGAAAATTGAGGAGATGAAAAAGGGGATAGTTAGTCGCACTAGCGCAGTAAATCTCACGGACCGGGGCGACAGTGAAATGGCTGATGTTGTAGTAAATTACTCCCCCCACGGAGGAGAAGAAGGCTTGCATGCCACTCTTTACTATACCTATTTATGGAATGCCACCGGAAGGACGTTTCCACCTTCGCCCCAGGCACGACGTGACAGTTCGGAAAATTACTGCGGTTGGAGGCTATTGTATGATTACCGCCCCTTCGACCAATTATCCCTTATCGCCGGCAACGAACTGCGCTATGACTCGGCTAAGACCAACGATATGAGTTCGCTCAATTATTATACTATTACCAAAGTAAAATCCCTCTACGATTTCAACCAGTTCAATACCGCCTTTTTTGTACAGGGCCAGTACAAACCTTTTTCCTTCTTTAAACTGGTCGGTGGGTTGCGCTACGATACGTTTAATATCGATGTTAATAACATACTGTATCCCCAGAACTCCGGAAACGCCTATCCCGATATCTGGAGTCCCAAAATCGGGTTAGTAATCACCCCTTATCAAGACATTAATATTTACGCCAATAAAGGAACGGGATTCCTTTCCCCCAGCCCCAGCCAATTGTCCCCCGCCTCGGCAACCCAAAAGGCAAATTTTGACCTGGGCCTGGCAAAATTGGATACCTGGGACGTAGGCATAAACGCCCTCTTGTTCAAACGGCTTCAGATCAACATTGACTATTATAACACTTTATACCAGCGAGAGCAGTGGTTAAACCCGGCCACCTTGGTATATGAAAACCTGGGTGCTTCCAAACGGACCGGCGTCGAAGTAGAGGCCAAAATCTTCCTCACCAATGAACTTACTTTTTACGGCAGTTGGGCCGATGTGCGGGCCAGACTGAAAAACCCGCAAACGCCCGGGGCGGTATATATTACCGGCCAACCCGAGGATATTTCCACTGTTGGTATAAATTATCAGAAAGCCTGGGCCGGAGGAGGTCAACAGGCTGTCTTTGATTTCTGCTATGCCCGCAGCGGCCGTAAGCCGGTCGATACGTCCGGTGCCCTTATCGGATCACAATTCGATCGATACCTTATGAAAGTAAGCTACCGGTATAAAAAATGGACGGCTTCGGTGGACGCGTGCTTCACGCCCCGAAAGTATGCCGCGGATACCTACACCACCCAAAGTGGTGAGATAGCAATTATCCCCTATCCGACGTGGGATGTGCTGGCTGGAATTAGATATCAATTCTAA
- a CDS encoding DUF4198 domain-containing protein, which yields MKKCLVYVLWLTLLTVSSLYAHDTYVVKEGDAFVIIHGHDGKSDPYNPNFIKTAQAFDASGKDMAITKKPEESRVLLVTEKDPALVMFVYNTGPRVKTPEGWKNIPKSQAKDVIDSAIWIKSVKQIKQWNDRFGKALGGKMEIVPLSNPLKLKVGDKLAFLVLYDGKPLAGAAVGAKGVPKDTLKTDSNGQAEVIIKESGLNIVTAGKITPTPNSPDADKLGEIATLTFLVN from the coding sequence ATGAAAAAATGTCTGGTGTATGTGTTGTGGTTAACCCTGTTGACTGTTTCATCCCTCTATGCCCACGATACCTATGTGGTCAAAGAAGGAGACGCCTTTGTGATCATTCACGGTCATGACGGCAAGAGCGACCCTTACAATCCCAACTTCATCAAAACCGCTCAAGCGTTTGATGCTTCTGGCAAAGATATGGCCATTACCAAGAAACCCGAAGAATCACGCGTGCTTTTGGTTACCGAAAAAGACCCGGCATTGGTGATGTTTGTCTATAATACCGGCCCCCGGGTCAAGACCCCCGAAGGATGGAAAAACATTCCCAAGAGCCAGGCTAAAGATGTTATAGACTCGGCCATTTGGATAAAAAGCGTCAAGCAGATCAAACAATGGAATGATCGTTTCGGCAAAGCGCTGGGCGGCAAGATGGAAATTGTGCCGTTGAGCAATCCTCTAAAACTGAAGGTAGGAGATAAGCTGGCCTTTCTGGTACTTTACGACGGCAAACCCTTGGCCGGAGCCGCAGTGGGGGCCAAAGGGGTGCCAAAAGATACCCTGAAGACCGACTCCAATGGCCAGGCGGAGGTCATCATTAAAGAGAGTGGCCTGAATATTGTTACTGCCGGCAAGATAACACCGACCCCCAACAGCCCAGATGCCGACAAGCTCGGGGAAATCGCCACCTTAACATTTCTGGTAAATTAA
- a CDS encoding MotA/TolQ/ExbB proton channel family protein produces MLQYFIKGGPLMWPILLCSVIALAITINKSIQYFRVRRDIGRSLEAIQEHGSTYLAPVLQAVQQGLDDRQISLAGSRELKTLESGLGSLNLIAVIAPLLGLTGTVTGMIKAFQVIATMGTNVDPSLLAAGIWEALITTAAGLFVGIPTHVAAHYLDRSLDEVALRMKEIILDLRGGNND; encoded by the coding sequence ATGCTTCAATATTTCATCAAGGGCGGCCCGCTGATGTGGCCCATTCTGCTCTGTTCCGTGATCGCCCTGGCTATTACTATCAATAAATCTATCCAGTACTTTCGCGTGCGGCGGGATATCGGTCGATCCCTGGAGGCTATCCAGGAGCACGGGAGCACATATCTAGCGCCGGTTTTACAGGCGGTACAGCAGGGTCTGGACGACCGGCAGATCTCCCTGGCGGGCTCCCGAGAACTCAAGACCTTGGAATCCGGCCTGGGATCTCTCAACCTGATTGCCGTTATTGCGCCGCTCTTGGGGCTGACGGGAACTGTCACCGGCATGATCAAGGCCTTTCAGGTCATCGCCACCATGGGCACGAATGTCGATCCCAGCCTGTTGGCCGCCGGCATCTGGGAGGCCTTGATAACCACGGCTGCCGGTCTGTTCGTGGGCATCCCCACCCATGTCGCCGCCCACTACCTGGATCGCAGCCTGGATGAAGTAGCCTTGCGGATGAAAGAAATCATCTTGGACCTGCGCGGGGGCAACAATGATTGA
- a CDS encoding ExbD/TolR family protein, translating into MIEFVRRRKNHQHINLTPLVDVVFLLLLFFMLTAHFVTAPTIKIALPDSKTAEPEVKEEVIISVAKDGALFLDKDPIMLTGLQYSLQEKLKKLKKPSVRIKSDREARLGLIVNVVDEIRLSGAGAFSIETERQRE; encoded by the coding sequence ATGATTGAATTTGTCCGGCGCCGGAAAAATCACCAACATATCAATCTCACCCCGCTCGTGGACGTGGTCTTTTTACTGCTGCTCTTTTTTATGCTCACGGCGCATTTTGTGACGGCCCCGACCATCAAGATCGCCCTGCCGGATTCCAAAACCGCAGAGCCGGAGGTTAAGGAGGAAGTCATCATTTCCGTGGCCAAAGACGGCGCCCTCTTCCTTGACAAGGATCCGATAATGCTCACCGGATTGCAGTATTCCCTCCAGGAAAAACTGAAGAAGCTGAAAAAGCCTTCGGTACGCATCAAGTCTGACCGGGAGGCGAGATTGGGACTGATTGTCAACGTGGTAGATGAAATCAGGCTATCAGGAGCTGGGGCCTTCAGTATCGAGACGGAACGGCAGAGAGAATAA
- a CDS encoding PD40 domain-containing protein yields MSRRQLTLFQDTFLNVVISISLLLVWAGDGLAQSREYIDVRAPITKKYVIATPKLQGPGGSGPELGAALAVQADQDLRLSGHFTVLDPGTYDSSPIGPSPSTGQLHNLSALGCNLVIAGGWRQEGGQLVLDLKLIDPGSGQMLVGKRYRGGANDGQRMMTQFVNEVVLFLTGERGVPQGRLAFISGGTDVRELYVMDIGGTPKQLTRYRTLTLTPSWSPDGQEVFFCSYRGGFPALYAVNPGSGSIRKLSTHGTLNVTPAGGPRGLLAATLNKSGDQEIYLLDRQGNIKQRLTQSPGIDISPTFSPDGAQVAFVSNRGGNPQIYIVSTGGGQPRRLTFGGTYNVSPAWSPRGDLIAYASRTGGGFQIFVISPQGGGARQITREGSNESPTWSPDGSFIACSSTRGGTSAIYLVNVKTGTATRLTTMPGAQTQPAWAPGGK; encoded by the coding sequence ATGTCAAGAAGACAATTGACACTGTTTCAGGATACGTTTTTGAACGTTGTGATAAGCATCTCTCTGTTACTGGTGTGGGCGGGAGATGGCCTGGCTCAATCGAGGGAATACATTGACGTACGCGCCCCCATAACTAAAAAATATGTTATTGCCACTCCCAAGCTGCAGGGACCCGGCGGTTCCGGTCCGGAGTTGGGAGCGGCGTTGGCGGTCCAAGCCGATCAGGACCTGAGGTTATCCGGTCATTTTACGGTGCTCGATCCCGGCACCTACGATTCCAGTCCTATCGGACCATCGCCGAGCACCGGGCAACTGCACAACTTATCGGCGCTTGGCTGCAATCTGGTCATTGCCGGTGGTTGGCGGCAGGAAGGGGGACAATTAGTCCTGGACCTGAAGTTAATCGATCCAGGATCCGGTCAGATGTTGGTGGGCAAACGTTATCGGGGCGGCGCCAATGACGGCCAGCGCATGATGACGCAATTTGTCAATGAAGTAGTGCTTTTCCTTACCGGCGAACGGGGTGTACCCCAGGGGCGCCTTGCTTTCATCAGTGGCGGCACGGATGTCAGGGAACTGTATGTGATGGATATCGGCGGTACCCCTAAACAATTGACCCGGTACCGCACCCTTACCCTCACCCCGTCCTGGTCGCCGGACGGCCAGGAGGTCTTCTTCTGTTCCTATCGGGGCGGTTTCCCGGCCTTATATGCGGTTAACCCCGGTTCGGGGAGCATCCGCAAACTTTCTACCCATGGTACTCTTAACGTCACCCCGGCGGGGGGACCCAGAGGGCTGCTGGCCGCCACTCTGAATAAATCGGGGGATCAGGAAATTTATCTATTGGACCGGCAGGGAAACATTAAGCAACGTCTGACGCAGAGTCCGGGGATCGATATCTCTCCGACGTTTTCGCCGGATGGGGCCCAGGTGGCCTTTGTATCGAATCGCGGCGGCAATCCTCAGATTTATATCGTTTCTACCGGGGGAGGACAGCCCCGGCGTCTGACGTTCGGGGGGACCTACAATGTGTCGCCCGCCTGGTCTCCGAGAGGAGATCTGATTGCCTACGCCAGCCGTACCGGCGGCGGGTTTCAGATCTTCGTCATCTCCCCGCAGGGAGGCGGCGCCCGGCAGATCACCAGAGAGGGCAGCAATGAGAGCCCCACCTGGTCGCCGGACGGGAGTTTCATTGCCTGCAGTTCCACCCGGGGCGGTACGTCTGCCATCTACCTGGTGAATGTCAAGACCGGGACGGCCACCCGGTTGACCACGATGCCGGGAGCCCAGACGCAGCCGGCCTGGGCACCCGGTGGGAAGTAA
- the tolA gene encoding cell envelope integrity protein TolA, translating into MNNGGLPDPSPSDRLGRMLLLSMAFHLVLFGVLWYFNAKSPKVKPLRPTYTVDLVNMPLPAPAPTIVKPESSPAGETVRPNREVREKPGPAIGLAPEPKKTQPDRMPPKVEKKPLTPLKPARPVEAEPAARAAAKPAQPAVKPIAPAKPVAKVETPPKTVAKPLAPPKPPIKTAEPVKEVPKPTLASKPKEIVPPTPPVARSKPTPKGRGEAKATTESVKPVAEPAKKSGSPNSASGAADAKARDREIAQEISRVQSKANRSSRDQTIQDSIRGLEKGLAAKSREQEYQEAVRQAAAKVSAGKVSAKVSGAGSGKGGSAGGGALGSAQAAAYGSKVSQMVKRHWQPNCLQRSTMHHLKAVIVIRIQSDGTITASWFEKESGDRLFDQSAMSAVTRSNPLPALPPGREQLEIGITFTPEWKASS; encoded by the coding sequence ATGAATAACGGCGGCCTTCCTGATCCTTCCCCTTCGGATCGCTTAGGTCGGATGCTGCTCCTGTCCATGGCTTTTCATCTGGTCCTTTTTGGCGTGCTTTGGTATTTTAACGCCAAATCACCGAAGGTAAAACCACTGCGGCCGACCTATACGGTGGATCTGGTGAATATGCCGTTGCCGGCTCCGGCTCCCACAATCGTCAAACCGGAGTCTTCACCTGCAGGCGAAACCGTCAGACCTAACAGGGAGGTTCGGGAGAAACCCGGACCGGCGATCGGCTTGGCCCCTGAGCCCAAAAAAACTCAGCCGGACAGGATGCCGCCCAAGGTGGAGAAGAAACCGCTGACTCCGCTGAAACCGGCAAGGCCGGTGGAAGCCGAACCTGCGGCCAGAGCTGCAGCCAAGCCGGCCCAGCCCGCAGTTAAACCGATAGCGCCGGCCAAACCGGTGGCAAAGGTGGAAACCCCGCCGAAAACCGTCGCCAAACCCCTGGCGCCGCCAAAACCGCCGATAAAAACGGCGGAGCCGGTCAAAGAAGTTCCTAAGCCGACACTAGCCTCTAAGCCCAAAGAGATTGTCCCTCCCACGCCGCCAGTGGCCAGGTCGAAACCGACGCCGAAGGGTCGGGGGGAAGCGAAGGCCACAACAGAGTCGGTCAAGCCGGTTGCTGAGCCGGCAAAAAAGAGCGGTTCCCCAAATTCTGCTTCGGGGGCAGCAGACGCCAAGGCTCGCGATCGAGAGATAGCCCAGGAAATTTCCCGGGTGCAAAGTAAAGCTAACAGATCGTCGCGTGATCAGACAATCCAGGATTCGATCCGAGGTCTTGAAAAGGGATTGGCGGCGAAATCCCGGGAGCAGGAATATCAAGAGGCGGTGCGGCAGGCAGCGGCGAAGGTGAGTGCCGGGAAAGTAAGCGCTAAAGTCTCCGGCGCCGGTTCCGGTAAGGGGGGCAGCGCCGGCGGCGGGGCCTTGGGCAGCGCCCAGGCGGCGGCCTATGGCTCCAAAGTTTCGCAGATGGTGAAGCGCCACTGGCAGCCCAACTGTTTGCAGCGCAGCACGATGCACCACCTCAAGGCCGTCATCGTGATCAGGATTCAATCTGATGGGACGATCACCGCCTCCTGGTTCGAGAAAGAATCGGGGGATCGCCTCTTCGATCAGTCCGCTATGTCGGCCGTTACCCGCTCCAATCCGCTGCCGGCTTTGCCACCCGGCCGGGAACAGCTTGAAATCGGCATAACGTTTACCCCTGAATGGAAGGCGAGTTCATAA
- the tolR gene encoding protein TolR: MGMSGGSSNGPMSDINVTPLVDVMLVLLVIFMVTAPMMTTGLDVNLPQAQSGTLDETRPPIIVSVSGQSDILVNDRRTSLAELGGVIVQEKKAQTNPQVLLKADRSVPYGLVVQVMGALKAVGVEKLGMVTESPAAPTGG; this comes from the coding sequence ATGGGCATGAGCGGTGGTTCCTCCAACGGCCCCATGTCAGACATCAATGTTACACCACTGGTGGATGTAATGTTGGTGCTCCTGGTGATCTTTATGGTGACGGCGCCGATGATGACCACCGGTTTGGACGTCAACCTGCCCCAGGCGCAGAGCGGCACTCTGGATGAGACCAGGCCGCCGATTATCGTTTCGGTGAGCGGTCAGAGCGATATCTTAGTCAACGACCGGCGCACCTCCCTGGCTGAGTTAGGGGGCGTCATTGTCCAGGAGAAAAAAGCTCAGACCAACCCGCAGGTGCTGCTCAAGGCCGACCGCTCGGTGCCGTACGGCCTGGTAGTGCAGGTCATGGGTGCTTTAAAAGCCGTGGGGGTGGAGAAGTTGGGCATGGTGACCGAGTCCCCGGCTGCCCCAACAGGAGGATAA
- the tolQ gene encoding protein TolQ gives MDIINYFRLVDVAWAANGGAAAVSDLDVVPLILNAGPVVKGVMFILLVFSVACWGIIFAKVFQLSRAKKQTAEFLDLFWGARNLSTAYHETRHLQASPVAAIFRLGYIELGKLMQTQVSTDSGDRDVLGTIAVRGAGVENVNRSLRRAMNTETTRLSRAITFLATTGNTAPFIGLFGTVWGIMTSFRGIGLKGSASLAVVAPGISEALVATAVGLAAAIPAVVAYNYFLSKVRVLETEMASFISDFLNIIERDMMRRAQMGEK, from the coding sequence ATGGATATAATTAATTATTTTAGGTTAGTGGACGTCGCCTGGGCTGCAAACGGGGGGGCGGCCGCGGTTTCCGATCTGGACGTGGTGCCCCTGATTCTCAACGCCGGACCGGTGGTCAAGGGTGTCATGTTCATCCTACTCGTATTCTCCGTGGCCTGCTGGGGTATTATTTTTGCTAAAGTTTTCCAGCTTTCGCGGGCCAAAAAACAGACGGCGGAATTTTTGGATCTTTTTTGGGGGGCGCGCAACCTGTCTACTGCTTATCACGAAACCCGGCATCTGCAGGCTTCTCCGGTAGCCGCCATCTTTCGCCTGGGTTATATAGAATTGGGAAAACTGATGCAGACGCAGGTGAGCACCGACAGTGGTGATCGGGATGTTTTGGGGACGATAGCCGTGCGCGGCGCCGGGGTGGAAAACGTCAACCGATCACTCAGGCGGGCTATGAATACCGAGACCACGCGGCTGTCCCGGGCTATCACCTTTCTGGCCACTACCGGCAATACGGCGCCTTTCATCGGTCTTTTCGGCACGGTCTGGGGAATTATGACTTCCTTCCGCGGTATCGGGCTCAAAGGTAGTGCCAGTCTGGCGGTAGTGGCGCCGGGCATTTCGGAAGCGCTCGTGGCAACTGCGGTCGGTCTGGCCGCCGCTATCCCGGCAGTCGTGGCCTATAATTATTTTCTCAGCAAGGTACGGGTCCTGGAGACCGAAATGGCGAGTTTTATCTCCGACTTTTTAAATATCATCGAGCGGGACATGATGCGGCGGGCCCAGATGGGGGAAAAATAA
- a CDS encoding PaaI family thioesterase: MDIPIFDDYCFACGSRNPIGLKMQVAYLQESRTAESTLALPKEYQGWLEVIHGGIVATLLDEIMAHAVWHFVGPGVTLSLEVQYRQPLAPGEIILARGNLTEIKGRRLTAQGEIIRQIDNSRIANGKSRFLLLEGRKSMTKEG, translated from the coding sequence ATGGATATTCCCATCTTCGACGACTACTGTTTTGCCTGCGGCTCCCGCAACCCCATAGGGCTGAAGATGCAGGTGGCCTATCTGCAAGAATCTCGAACCGCTGAATCTACTCTGGCCCTGCCCAAAGAATATCAGGGCTGGCTGGAGGTCATTCATGGGGGGATTGTCGCTACCCTGCTGGATGAGATCATGGCACATGCGGTCTGGCATTTTGTCGGACCGGGGGTGACCCTTAGTTTAGAGGTGCAATACCGCCAACCCCTGGCTCCCGGCGAGATCATCCTGGCCCGGGGAAATCTGACCGAAATCAAGGGCCGTCGTTTGACCGCCCAGGGCGAGATCATCAGGCAGATTGATAACTCCCGCATTGCCAACGGCAAGAGCCGGTTTCTCTTATTAGAAGGGAGAAAATCGATGACTAAGGAGGGTTAG
- a CDS encoding 23S rRNA (pseudouridine(1915)-N(3))-methyltransferase RlmH, protein MLQIVILMVGKTRTGFIQAGMDLYTKRLVPYGKLSLLSVPEEKPRPGLTPEQIKEREGMRLLARLPKPARIIALEASGQEFNSQEFAQWLSQMEYEAHSPLIFVIGGHLGLSNALVAAANHRLALSRFTFTHELSRLILLEQLYRACTIRAGHPYHY, encoded by the coding sequence ATGCTGCAGATCGTGATCCTCATGGTAGGCAAGACCCGCACCGGCTTTATCCAGGCCGGTATGGATCTCTACACTAAAAGACTGGTGCCTTACGGCAAACTTTCGCTGCTGAGCGTGCCGGAGGAAAAACCCCGGCCAGGACTAACACCGGAGCAGATCAAAGAGCGGGAAGGAATGCGGTTGCTGGCCAGATTGCCCAAACCGGCCCGAATAATTGCTCTGGAGGCAAGCGGACAGGAGTTTAACTCCCAGGAGTTTGCCCAATGGCTGAGCCAGATGGAATATGAGGCTCACAGTCCCCTCATCTTTGTCATCGGCGGGCATCTGGGCCTGTCAAACGCCCTGGTGGCGGCTGCCAACCATCGCCTAGCCCTGTCACGCTTTACCTTCACTCATGAACTCAGCCGCCTGATCCTGTTAGAGCAGCTTTATCGGGCCTGCACTATCCGAGCCGGCCATCCCTATCATTATTGA
- a CDS encoding NifU family protein yields the protein MKEAVEKSLAKIRPMLQRDGGDVELVEVEHGVVKVKLTGACKGCPMSQMTLKNGIERLLKQEVPGIVSVESV from the coding sequence TTGAAGGAAGCAGTGGAAAAATCGCTGGCCAAAATCAGGCCGATGTTGCAGCGGGACGGCGGGGATGTGGAATTGGTTGAGGTTGAACATGGCGTCGTCAAAGTGAAGCTCACCGGGGCGTGCAAGGGATGTCCGATGTCCCAGATGACCTTAAAAAATGGTATCGAGCGCCTGCTAAAACAGGAAGTGCCGGGAATCGTCTCGGTAGAGTCCGTCTAA
- a CDS encoding SIMPL domain-containing protein, whose protein sequence is MTKFQRYLILGISLLMGLVPALAGAVGQEGGSKIPTAKINSDGVVRAFPDIAIMNFAIITEAAKAPLVATENAKQAEAFLAAVKKFCQTGDTVKSTGYRVTPFYTYPKGKKPVIAGYRARHGFQVRLANLERLGELIDLGVQQGADEVSGPIWEHSKIEALTQGAAVQALQKAQAMATALAQSLNLKVKRLQQVSTTTRATPVFREKNLAMAAAAPDERVATPIEVGEEEIRVQIEAVFELE, encoded by the coding sequence ATGACTAAGTTCCAAAGATATCTGATTCTAGGCATCAGCCTCCTGATGGGGCTGGTCCCCGCTCTTGCCGGAGCGGTGGGGCAGGAAGGCGGGAGTAAAATTCCTACGGCCAAGATCAACAGCGATGGGGTGGTCAGGGCCTTTCCAGACATCGCCATCATGAATTTTGCGATCATCACCGAAGCGGCCAAGGCCCCCTTGGTAGCAACCGAAAATGCGAAACAGGCAGAGGCTTTCCTGGCGGCAGTAAAAAAATTCTGCCAAACAGGCGATACAGTAAAAAGTACCGGTTACCGGGTTACTCCTTTTTATACCTATCCTAAAGGTAAAAAACCGGTTATTGCCGGTTATCGGGCCCGACATGGTTTTCAGGTCCGGTTGGCGAACCTCGAGCGCCTGGGCGAACTGATTGATCTCGGGGTACAGCAAGGAGCCGATGAAGTAAGTGGTCCTATATGGGAGCATTCGAAGATTGAGGCCTTAACGCAGGGGGCTGCGGTTCAGGCCCTGCAGAAGGCTCAGGCGATGGCCACCGCCCTGGCTCAGTCACTCAATCTAAAGGTCAAACGCCTGCAACAGGTCTCCACGACGACGCGAGCCACCCCTGTTTTTCGGGAAAAAAATCTAGCGATGGCGGCTGCGGCGCCGGACGAGCGGGTAGCCACCCCGATTGAGGTCGGCGAGGAAGAGATTCGGGTTCAGATCGAGGCCGTATTTGAGCTGGAGTAA
- the pdxA gene encoding 4-hydroxythreonine-4-phosphate dehydrogenase PdxA, whose protein sequence is MRGSDDHRPLLAVTMGDITGIGPEIIIMALSEAELYGLCRPLVLGDLPALEKARAVCGSRARLHATDDPGSGFYQPGTIDIMVLSDLTADAVSYGQPTRDSGAAMVGYILRAVELALAGQAAAVVTAPISKAAMHLGGYHYPGHTELLAERSGAREFAMMLAGGAFRVVLATIHCPLREVPGRLNTPDLVRLLALTNHSLMMDFGIQRPSIGVAALNPHASEGGLFGDEEARVIQPAVDQALARGVNVIGPLPADTIFVRHQRGEFDAVVVMYHDQGLIPLKLLHFGDAVNVTLGLPIIRTSVDHGTAYDLAGNGRADPGSLKAALRLAAKMAHARAKCRQGHERGSE, encoded by the coding sequence TTGAGAGGTTCAGACGATCACCGGCCGCTCTTGGCCGTCACTATGGGCGATATCACCGGCATCGGGCCGGAGATCATCATCATGGCCTTATCGGAGGCCGAACTCTATGGCTTGTGTCGGCCGCTGGTCCTGGGCGACCTGCCAGCCCTGGAAAAGGCACGGGCCGTCTGTGGTTCCCGAGCCCGGCTGCATGCAACCGACGATCCTGGCAGTGGGTTTTATCAACCTGGAACGATAGATATTATGGTTCTTTCCGATTTAACTGCCGATGCAGTCAGCTATGGACAACCGACCCGGGACAGCGGCGCCGCCATGGTAGGCTATATCCTGCGGGCGGTGGAGTTGGCCCTGGCCGGGCAGGCGGCCGCCGTGGTGACCGCCCCCATCAGCAAGGCAGCCATGCACCTGGGCGGTTATCACTATCCCGGCCATACCGAACTGCTGGCGGAGCGCTCCGGGGCGCGGGAATTCGCCATGATGCTGGCGGGGGGCGCCTTCCGGGTGGTGTTGGCCACTATCCACTGCCCTTTGCGGGAAGTTCCGGGGCGTCTCAATACCCCCGACCTGGTGCGTTTGCTGGCGCTCACTAACCACAGTTTAATGATGGACTTCGGTATTCAGCGGCCTTCTATCGGGGTGGCGGCTCTCAACCCGCACGCCAGTGAAGGCGGGCTCTTCGGCGACGAAGAAGCTCGGGTCATCCAACCGGCCGTGGACCAAGCCCTGGCCCGGGGTGTCAACGTAATAGGGCCATTGCCGGCTGATACTATTTTTGTCCGCCACCAGCGGGGGGAATTTGATGCCGTGGTGGTGATGTATCATGACCAGGGATTGATTCCTCTGAAATTGCTGCATTTCGGCGATGCAGTGAACGTTACCCTGGGGCTGCCCATCATCCGGACCTCGGTGGATCATGGCACCGCCTACGATCTGGCCGGGAACGGGCGAGCCGACCCTGGCAGTCTCAAGGCCGCCCTGCGGCTGGCCGCCAAGATGGCGCACGCCCGGGCTAAATGCCGGCAAGGTCACGAAAGGGGCTCAGAATGA